A segment of the Bacillus sp. es.034 genome:
ATGGTTGGAAGGAAGTTGTGATCACGAATTGTTACTCTTTCATAAACGAAAAAAAGCCCAGGATACGATATCCTGAGCCCTTGAATGGTATTAATCCGTAAACATGGACGTACTGTGCATCGGCTGCACCCTTGCTTTTGGATCCATATACGCTTTGGCATTGTTGACGGCTGTCGGGGCCTCGCCGAATCCACTTGCAATGAGTTTGACTTTCCCATCATACGTACTGATATCACCTGCTGCATAAATGCCCGGGATATTCGTTTCCATTCTGGAATTGACCACGATTGAATTCTTTTCGATTTCAAGACCCCAATCTTTGATCGGACCGAGGGAGGAGACAAATCCGAAATTGACAATTATTTCATCAAGGTCGATAATCTCCTTTTCATCGCCTTTTGTTTCCTCCAGTACGAGCTGATTGATCTTCTCTTCATCGACGACCAACTCAGATGGTACGTATGGTGTTTTCAATTCGACCGTGGAGTTGTGTAAATTCTCCACGCTGTGCTCATGAGCCCTGAATTTATCACGTCTATGTACGAGATACACTTTTTCTACGACCGGCTCAAGCATAAGCGCCCAGTCAACAGCAGAGTCCCCGCCGCCGCAGATGACCACTTTCTTCCCTCTGAAATGCTCAAGGTTATCGACAAAGTAATGAAGGTTTTTTCCTTCAAATTCAGACGCATGCTCGAGTTCCAGGCGGCGTGGCTGGAAGGCGCCGTTTCCTGCCGTGATGATGATCGTTCTGGAAAAATGGACTTCTTTATCGGTGGTGAGCTTGAACATGCCGTCAGCCTGTTTTTCTACCCCTTCCACGGCCTGCTCCAGACAGATCGTCGTTTCGAATTTCGCCATTTGCTCTTTTAGATTATTGACGAGGTCCTGGGCCTTCACTTTCGGAAACCCGGCAACGTCATATATGTATTTCTCAGGATAAAGAGTCGCAAGCTGCCCCCCGAGTTGTGGTAAACTTTCGATGATCTTGACTGATGCTTTTCTCATGCCGCCATAGAACGCTGTAAACAGCCCAGTTGGACCGCCGCCTATGATCGTAATATCATACACTTTTTGATCTTCCTTCAACTTGATCCCTCCAACCATATAGGTATGCTTCTTTTACCTTTATTCTATCACACAGCTTTTGATTATTCACAATGATAGAAGGTGTAAGTTCAGATAAATCAGACTTATCTATGAAAGAGACTACGACTTTTGATTGATTCAACGGGCATTTTTTAAATATTCTTAAGAATTTAATTTCCTATATATATCTTGAAAATGCGAGGCAAAAAGAATATTATGTAATGTAGACATATTGTTAAGAATTTATGACAATTTTCGCATAACTATGGAATAGTTCGTGAAATATGTCACATACTTTGTTCTCATATTTTTATACACTATTTCCTTTTTCAATAAGGAAAGAAACATCGCGTTTGATTTGTTTTAGCTTCCTTTTTATAGGGAAAAAGATAATAGTATCAGATTGAACGGGATAAAAACGCATAATGTGGAGGACTCTAAGAGTATCCAAAGCAAATTTATCAAAAAAGGTGGATGTGATTCAGTTGAGAAAGCCAAGAATCGTTGTATTAGGTGCAGGTTACGGTGGATTAATGACGGTAACCCGTCTTCAGAAGCAACTCGGAACAAATGAAGCAGAAATTATTTTAATTAATAAGAACGATTATCACTATGAAACCACTTGGTTACACGAAGCTTCCGCAGGTACACTTCATCACGACCGTGTGCGCTACGACGTGAAAGATGTTGTCAACACGAGCAAAGTGAACTTCCTGCAAGCCACTGTTGAAGACATCAAAGTGGAAGAGAAGAAAGTCATCACGGGTGAAGGCGAAGTAGAATTCGATTACCTGGTAGTGGCTCTTGGTGCAGAATCCGAGACATTCGGAATTCCAGGCCTTCATGAGCATGCATTCATGATTTCAAACATCAACTCTGCCCGTCAAATCCGTGAGCACATTGAATTGCAATTTGCTACGTATAAGAACGAGGGAGAATTGAACGATGAACGCTTGACCATCGTTGTAG
Coding sequences within it:
- a CDS encoding NAD(P)/FAD-dependent oxidoreductase, which encodes MKEDQKVYDITIIGGGPTGLFTAFYGGMRKASVKIIESLPQLGGQLATLYPEKYIYDVAGFPKVKAQDLVNNLKEQMAKFETTICLEQAVEGVEKQADGMFKLTTDKEVHFSRTIIITAGNGAFQPRRLELEHASEFEGKNLHYFVDNLEHFRGKKVVICGGGDSAVDWALMLEPVVEKVYLVHRRDKFRAHEHSVENLHNSTVELKTPYVPSELVVDEEKINQLVLEETKGDEKEIIDLDEIIVNFGFVSSLGPIKDWGLEIEKNSIVVNSRMETNIPGIYAAGDISTYDGKVKLIASGFGEAPTAVNNAKAYMDPKARVQPMHSTSMFTD